In Chitinophagaceae bacterium, the genomic window GTTACTTCCAGTTTCAACTCGAATTTCGTAAAGTCCTTTAGTGCCTTCTAAATGCTTAAAGTACTTCTCTGGAACTTGTCGCATTACCCGAATTAAGTTTAACGTCCATTCAATCTTTGCCTGAACGTTGTCAGGTTGTTCCTCACAGAAATCGAGAAACTAGTTTTTATAAGCAATTACCTGTCTTTCAAACGTCACGAAGCAAAGTTAACTAATCAGACAACTACTTCAAGATTAATTGTACAGGTTTAAAACCAATTATAGAGGTGGTCTTAGCATTGGCTATAACGTTTTTGGGCTTGGCGAAGGTGGCGAATACAAAGCACAAAGCTGTCTGCCAGCACTGAACTTGATAAGAAGCACAAATGTTCATTTCAGCACTTCACCGCCACTTTTGCCATACCCATGTTATAAGCCGTTTTATTACAATCTTCTAATTCTGTTTTGCACTATTCAATAGTCTTTGATACTTTATCCACTGTGTCCCTAATACAATAGCTAAAATGCCTAAAAAAATTGCTAAGGGTTTATTGTCAGCCCATAACCAAGTAATTTGGTCACCTTTGAACGTAAATGCAGCAACAAAAAGTCCACACATTATTGTTGTGGACATAAACAGATTTCTTTTTTTCATTTTCTCTTTATTTAAATTGTGAGCTGCAAAATTAGTCTGTTCGTTGCTGTCCGTCAAGGTTGAGAGGGGTTGATAGAAGGTTGAAAAAAGGTTGATTTGTTGAATAATTGTCGGCATAAAGGGTTTTAGTCTTAGATTTTTAACTTTTTAATCTGTTGTCGTGATGTTATTCCGAGTATTTTATAAATTCTATTTATGTGTGTTTTAAGAGTGCTTAACTCAATACATAATTCATCCATTATCTCCTTGTTTGATTTTCCAGTTACTATCAAATCAAAAACCTGTTTTTGTTTAGCAGATAATTCGTCTAATTGATTTTCTGTGTTTGTTCTGTTGGAGATTATTTCAGTTTTTATAAGTTTGATTAAATTATCGGTCTTTACCTTTTCAATTTTTATCCAAATAAGTGCTATTGAAATTAACATTAAAACTAAAATGACAGCAATGTAAGTTTTGTCACTCCATAGCCACTCTGTTTTGAAATTTGTGAAACGAAAACTAATTGTCAGGCAAAGAAGAAATATTGCAATAATTTCCAATTTCTTCTGGTGTCGGAATAGTTTGTCAGCTAAATAGTTGATGATTTTCATATTTTGGTTGTCGTCCTTTAAAATGGCTTATAACATTTGTGTTTGCGTCAAAATGACGTATATTTTTGCTATTCTACTTTTGTGTTAATGTATTGAAAATTAACAACTTGTTATTTTGGTGCTGAAATATGCGAATGACGCAAATATTCCAACCGGCTTGCTGTTTAAGGGTTAAAGAGTTGTGGAGGTTAACTGATTTCATTGTATTTCTGTCATCTAAACTATCTCAATTCTATGACAAGTTATTATTATTTGTGTTTCGGTAGCATGATTGTCTATAGCTCCAGTTTGTCTAACGGGCTTACGATCTGGTCGAATCCCTTTGTCGTAACGTGTGTGTAAATCTCAGTGGTTTTGCT contains:
- a CDS encoding helix-turn-helix transcriptional regulator, which produces MKIINYLADKLFRHQKKLEIIAIFLLCLTISFRFTNFKTEWLWSDKTYIAVILVLMLISIALIWIKIEKVKTDNLIKLIKTEIISNRTNTENQLDELSAKQKQVFDLIVTGKSNKEIMDELCIELSTLKTHINRIYKILGITSRQQIKKLKI